DNA from Vitis vinifera cultivar Pinot Noir 40024 chromosome 19, ASM3070453v1:
AAAAAAGGCTAAgcgccacaaagcatacagggagtatacaagatgGAAACAgcctcaaaaaagaaaaggaccaGAAAGAACTACCTCCCCTCAAGTGGAAGCCATCCACTCCAAAAAACCTATAAGGGAGAGAGCCTCCTCACCTAAGTACACTTTGGCCCAATTCCataagttacaaacaaaagaattctttaaccTCTGAACATTCACCACaccccccctaaaggctaacctatttctctccttccaaaccgtccaaaaaatacacaacggaatggatttccatatctgtttccttttcttcccaacaAATGAACCCCTCCATGAGGTTAAAACCTCCTTAACCGTTTCTGGGAGGACCCACTTAATATCTaacaacccaaaaataatatcccaaaggactctagtcactatacagtgtaaaagaatatgatttacattctcttcttcacaaccacacaaaaagcaaCAATTTGGGAGTTGCACCCCTCTTATCTGAAGCTTATCCAGAGTGAGCACCTTcccccaagtagcctcccaagcaaaaaagctaacTTTAGTTGGTACCCTATCCATCCATATTCCCCTTGCGGGAAACAATGTGGCATTAGGTTTATCCAACATCCTGTAAGCTTCTTTAACCCTGAAGAGACCATTTCTTCCTTGCCTCCATTTGACTGAGTCATCCTCCAAGGAAGGCCTATGACCCCTCAAAGTACGGAGCAAGTCACCAACCAtgtccagctcccaatcattgaagtccctcacAAAAACCAGATTCCAATCTCCTTGGCCCGAATGatgatcccacatctcctcaatcGAAGCATCTCTATGCACAGCAAGGACAAAAAGATGGTTGAAACATTGGGACAGCGGAGTATCAGTGCACCAACTATCTTTCCAGAATTTGATTTTGGAGCCCTTTCCAACCAGAAAGGCCAAATTTTCCCAGCACCATTCAGATtctttcataatctccttccagACCCCAACTCCGGCCGCCCCACTAACCTTCTTAGCCCTCCACCCAtaatcctcttgcccatatttcgtagagatcacttgtttccaaaggttGTCCCTTTCACATGCAAACCTCCAAGTCCACTTGCCCAACAAGGCTCTATTCAGAGTGGCTATTCTCCTTAATCCTAGCCCTCCATTGCGTTTTTCTGTACAGACCACATCCCATTTTACTAGATGAATTTTTCCTCCCAGATTTCCACccccccaaaggaaatctctttggattttctccaCTCTTTTAGCAACGGACTTAGGCATACGGAAGATAGACATTTGGTAAATTGGCATACTGGCCAAGACATTTTTTATAAGAGTGATCCGCCCCCCTTTGGAAAtatactgtcttttccaaagcgcaagtctcctcctgaccctctcttccactccatcccacataGAAGAAGCCCTATTTGGGACCCCTAAAGGGAGACCCAAATAATGGGAGGGCAAAGACCCCACCCTGCACCCTAACTCAGCAGCCAACTCCAGAATCTCCTCCACTTCTCCAACTGGAATGATTTCGCTTTTGGCTAGATTCATACGAAGACCCGAGGCTGCTTCAAACCAGAAGAGAATCCAGCTAAGATGGGAGACTTGATCTTTGCTTGCCTCACAAAATACAATcgtgtcatcagcaaaaaatAAGTGGGAGATATGCAAAGAGGTTCTACTACCACCCCGAATGTTGCATCCTGAAAGATATCCCCCCTCCACTGCTCTCCTGATGAGGACGTCCAGAAtctccattcccataacaaagaggtaaggggatagaggaTCCCCTTGACGAAGCCCTCTAGTGCTAGGGAAAAACCCAGCTGGCACTCCATTAACAAGAATAGAGAATTTTGCAGAAGATACACAGCTCCACATCCATCCCACCCACTTGTTCCCAAAGCCCATCTTTTGGAGGACCTTCATTAAGAAATTCCAATTAATgctatcataggctttttctatatccaatttgcaaataaggcccttttcttttctcttctgccacgagtctatcacctcattagcaattaaAGACGCGTCCAGAATTTGTCTCCCCATTACAAAGGCATTTTGAGCACTAGAGACCACCTTACCAATCACTCTTTTGAGCCTGTTAGCTAAGACTTTAGCCAAAAGTTTATATAGGCCCCCCAACAGGctgataggtctaaagtctcccAAGTCCTCCGCCCCGCTTTTCTTAGGTATCAACACCAGAAAGGTATTATTGAGGCTCCTAACAAAGGTATTATGCTCGTGAAATTCTTTAAACATCTCCATGATCTCCTCTTTGGCAAAGGCCCATGCGTTTTGCCAGAATGCAACAGAAAACCCATCCGGGCCaggggctttgtccccattcatctccatcaatgCCGAGTGAATCTCAGTTTCTTCAAATGGGACTTCTATACACTCTGCATCTTGCTGGCTGATACAACCCACCTGAATATTGCCAATATCTGCCTGCCAAACCATATCTTCAGTAAGCAACTGCTGAAACGAATTCACAATGCCTTCTTTCACCTCCTGCTCCTCTACCAACCACTCCCCATTAACCTTAATTCTGCCCATAGCGTTGTTTCTTCGATGCGCACTCGCCATTCTATGAAAGAACCCcgtatttctatccccctccCTTAGCCAAGTCTCCCTTGAATGCTGTCTCCAATGGGCTTCTTCCAACAGGACCCATTTTTTAAAGGAGTCCTTGGCTCCCTTTTTTAGCTCAGCCTCCTCCACAGTCAAAGTTCTTTCACTTTCCACCCGATCCCAAAAGACTATTTGTTCTAGGGCTGTGGCTTTATTGGTTTCCAATCTCCCAAAAACCTCTTTGTTCCAGACTTTCAACCTCTTcttaatttccttcattttagtAGCCAATCTGTAGCTAGCGCTACCCCTGACATCAATCCCCTGCCACCATGCTCTCACAACATCTTGAAACCCCTCAAccttcagccacatattttcgaatctaAACGGGGTTGGACCTCTTCTAATTCCACCCCCCTCTAACACGATTGGGAAGTGATCTGAGATTGGCCGAGACAATCTGATCTGAGTGGCACCATTAAACATCTCTAGCCAGGTAGGGGAGACTAAAAATCTGTCTAGTCTCGCCCAAACTTGATTGTTGAGCCCCCCATTCCAGGTGAATGCTCCCCCCTGAAGAGGCATGTCCACCAGCTCTAACTCATCCACAGTCTCTGCAAATCTCCTCATGGCTGAAGTGATTCTTCTTTGGCTGCTCCTTTCTTGTTGGAACAGAGTGATATTGAAGTCCCCACCAAGACACCAGGGATCGTCCCAAAGCCCTCTTACCGCCCCCAATTCCTCCCACATACCCTCCCTTTCCATTTTAGTAAAGGGCCCATACACTCCCGTGAAAACCCAAGTAACCCCATTTTCCATAATCTTGAATCTACAAGACAAAGTGAAGTGACCCTCCTCCCATTCCAAAATTTCCAAGACCCTCTTGTCCCAGCATATCAGAATGCCGCCCGCAGCCCCCTCCGCATTTAGAGCTCTCCATTCCAAAAATCTCCCAGTGCCCAGACTTCTCACTATACCCTCCGACATCTCCTGAATCTTGGTTTCCTGAATACACATTATATCCACCCTCTGACTCCTAATAtagttcttaataattttcctctTAGAGCTATCATTagctcccctcacattccaacttatAATCTTCAACTTCATTGGACAACTATCAATTGGTTCCCTTTGCCCTGTGAGAGAGCTTTCTGCTTATTCCCCCCCTCATAATTGACAGAGCATTCCAGCCTCTTTAGCTCCCTTTCAAACTTGGTCTTCTCCAATAGTTCTTTGCTGTGAATCTTTTCCCTTCTCTTCCTGATTTTAGTCAGGAAATTCAATATCTCCTTTTCTATCCCCTCCGTAGAGAAGCCTAGAAATTGGCTAAACTTCGCCAAGCTACACTCCTCCCATAATTCCCCTTTCTCATTTTCCGTGGCTTGAATCCCTGAGGCACCATCAATCCCCTCCTTGCCCCTAACCTTATCTCTGATTCTGTTGGCCTCTCCCAACTTCCAAGGTCCATTCACATTCACTTCATTCCCCTCATAGACTGTTAGCCAAGTTGATTTGTCCCCCCATAATTCCTCCTCTAATTCCCCTGAACGATCGAAAGACTCCCCCTCCGGAGCCCGATCAAAATtagaagagagaagaagagaTGGCCCCTTAACCTGATTTCCTTTAGTATAGAAATGCAGGGCATACCTCTTAGCTTCTTCTTGGAGCGCACAGTCAGTCATGGAGAAACCATCAAACCTCTGTTCCCTATTGATCTCCTCTGGCACCCAGCACATCAATACATCCTCTGGAGTGGGTCTTTTTCTGGAGAAAAAGCAGCCCAATAACCCAGCCTTCTCCTGGACATCCTTAGGGCCCTCCCTTTCCATTCCTTCCATCACAGCATAAGAGTGGCAGCCCGGTCCAGCAGCCCAATTGCTAGACGATGGGCCTTCCTCTGGCACAACAGCCACCTTTAATTTATCCTTTAATTTTCGGCCCAAAGACCCATCTCTCTTAGCCAGCCCACCCTCCTTCTCCTGCTCTTTAAGGCCCAAAGATGGACCATGTGAGGACGACCCATTTCCATCCAAACAGGCCCAATCCCGGGACCTCGATCCATGGATCTGGTTCCTGGACTCTAAACCCGACCCATTATCCTGCAACAGCCTCCCATCAACTGGCAGAAGCTGACCCTCGATTCCCGTGTCTAACAGGACACTCCCCACGCGCTTCTCCGCTCGTGAGAACGTGTCACCCCTGACCTCGGTTCTCCTTCTGAACTCCACCGCAGAGAAAAGGCGTCTCACCACCGGCCTAATCTCCCACCACAACGCCAAAGAGTAAAACTCCTCCTCTACCTCAATTTCTAGCATGCTTGGTCTAAATTCGCCTGTTATTTTGACCCGTATTCTAGCCCATTGGATCTCCTCCATCGACCTTGTCCTCTCATCAATTTCAACAAACCCCCCACATTCCTCTCCTATTTTCTTCAGAATCACCGGGCTCCATAACGAGACTGGCAAACCAAAAATTCTAACCCAAGCATCCTGTGCCCTCTCCTCCTCTGCCCAACAGCCCATCTGTGGCTTCCAGAAGTCCAACCCTAACTGAACTCCTCCCATTTCTCTGCTCCCCGATGAAACCACACGGTAAGCCTCTCTTTTGTCCTCAAACTCCAACAGGGCCCTGCCTCGTTCCAATTTAGCCAGCCCTAGTTTGCTTTTTAAACCCTAGGAAGACGCCCAAAGACTTCCCAGCCTCTCCATATCTTCATCTTCCTTATTGTTGGGCTTCCAACTCGCGACGAGACATTGTTGCAATTTCTGCAAATTTCCTTCCATCTCTTCCCTCGCAACCTTCAGCTTGATTACGTTTATATCTTTGCGATTTGAACCCAAGACTGCCTCTGCGTACGATTTTGCTGTAGAAGATTTACCGCCGGCCCTCACTTCCTGCAGCTCCATTCGTCGACCCACCAACTCTTCCATTTGATGAATCATTTCCGCCATAGCCATCCATCCTCTTTTGTCTCTCCTACCTCTTGGTAAGAAGATGCAAAAGGTTTCCGTTCCAGATCCGCAACCCCCAGCCTTAGAAAACCACCCGCTCTGTTGGATCCCCGCACCAAAGTGAAACGCTTACCTCTATCTCTCCACTCCATTTCCCATCTCCCTTCGCTTTCATCTCGTATACAGTGGATTAGCCCCTTCTTGAAAAGCCCTAAGCTCTCCAGCCCTAATCGAATCCATGTCGAGACCCCCCGCTTCTTTTCCATGATGAGGATCTGACGACTGCCTTTCCTCCCATCCAGTGCAAGCTCGAAGGTCTTGGATTCCACCGTGAAGCTTCGCCGTCGACTCGCCTCGCCGATCTCATCATCATCGCTGTCGCACGCGCTTACACTCTCCCTCAcgccccctctctctctctctcattctctctctcctaACTATAGATTACAGCTAACTATGTTGTCCTAGTCTATCATTTAGTCCTGAGTTGCACATTGCAACTTTCAAGATCATGTATCAAATCTCACTGTTCCTCTAAATACTGAAGCAAAAAAATGTagatgaaatttataaatatgattttaattcaaattgatcaaaatataagataaaaccTCCTCTCCTTATTCAGTCCAACCTCTTTGAGATATGGGGTCCTATTAAGTCAAGGGTAAGAGGTTCTGTGATCTATACAAAGAATAAAAGACTTTATAAACACATTGTTTTAAATGAATAATCATAAATTCACTTTGGAATCAACCACCCTACAGGAAGAAAGAATTGTGCCTTCAATACTGAGGAGGAAAAACGTATATATTCAGAAACACCATCAAGAAAATATTAGAACACACTACTTTTTTCTTACGAGATGCTACACATGAGATTTATCTTTATAATTGGACAATGTCCAaccaaaacttcattttttggtCCACATGACATCCAAGCACAGTTTCATCGTTTGCTTTATAAATAAGCACAAAAATAACATACCCAAACAGCTTCCCTGAATTGACGTAATAATGGATGGCTTTGTGGAGCAAAAGAGGAACTGGCCTTGAGCTTTGCAACCTCATCCTCAAATAACTTCTTAAAATCAGTTAACTGCACTTGAAAACAGACTTAGGTCAAGAacgtgataaaaaataattcactcAACAAATAGGGGATAGCCTGtgaataaaagaaagaattcCAATACCTCAGGCCTGGGTTGGTGCTCATTTCCAACAGACTGAATTGCAGCTGAAAATTGTGTACAGTCTTCTGATGTTCCCAATAACTCAACAACGGCATCTTCAAGCTCTTTCACCTGCAATAGCCAATAAGATTCAATCATCAGCATCTTAAACTAGGATTCATTTGTTAAAACTATGAATTCATACAAAATCCCAACAAGCTAGGGTTCATAACAATCTTCAAACTATGGCTTCTTGATTAAACTATGAATCtatcaaaaatttaaaacattaaaggAGATcactatttagaaaaagcttcaatttttttttttttttttttatatcatcaaTTTAAAACTAAGAATCTCCAAATGCTCCCCTGCCCCCTAAAAGACTATGGTCTGTCAGAATCCTCAAACCAGGATTTACCAATTATAGTTAACTTATCTAAAATCCTAAAAACTAGGGCTTTTCATCAGCTTCAAAGAAATTCTATCTAAAATTACAAAAACTTGCGTTTATTAAAATATCACAAACAGCTCTTTATCAATTAAATAGGGAGTTTATCAAGAATTCCAAAAGCAATAAGCTTCCAAAGTTCCAAAACCATCCATTTGATTGCTCACGAAAGCGcgggaaaacaaagaaaatgaaattcttcACCTACATTCTCTTTCCAGTAAGTAAATAAGATACAAGGAGCCTAACTTTCCagtttctttctctttcctACGTTTTCTCGTCGACCAAACAGacttcaactaaaaaaaacgaaatataaaaaaaataccatctGAGACTGGCCGTCCCTCTCCAAATCAACCGCCACTTCCTTCATCAGAATCATAGCCTTTCGAATTTCCTGTAACCAAAAATTCCACAAAAGCGAAACTTAATCACTCTCACACATTACCAAAAATACAAGAAGATGGGATGGAGCTAGGGTTTGGGGAGTTACAGCAATGAGAGATTGGTTATCGGAGTAGAGAGTGGAAGCGGCGTTCCTGAGTCTTCCGGGGACGCCATTGTCGCGGGAAGCAGCAGCGGAGGTCGACGCCATTGTTCTAGTTCCTCAAACCTCACCGAAACGCACCGTTTTGAACCAGAATGCACTTGGAATGGGCTTTTACATTTGAGCCCAAAAGCCCAAGACCCGTATATTCCTTGAAAATTTgcaatccaattttgaaattttcgaaatttttgaaattaagttTAATTTGTGTAATTATGATTAAACCAACAATCATATAAGAAAgacaaaataattaataaataaacaaaaacataataatCATTAGAGTTCATCATGAAAAATTGATACAAACATACAAAAACCGagactcattttcttaaaattactctcgcaaattaattaaattttcaaatgagggttttttttttttttgtcatagacTCAGTGCAATGTTCTACaattattatttacaaaattaaagacATTCATGCATTGAGCCTCATAAAAAAGTCGGTTAATAATAACGATACATTTTCGATGAGTCTCATTAAACCCAATTTGATCCATCTACACCCATCAAAGACGCATAGAGATTTTCGAATTGAAATTCCTCGTTATTCTCCAAAGTGCTACCTCCCTCATCGCAAGAAATACTAGAGAGTACAGTAGAAACAATAGGAGGAGGATTAGGGTTTGCATAGTTCAAAGCATGCAACATCTCATGCGCCTTCTCCAACTCCCCTTGGAGTCTTATGACATCTCTCTCGAGTCTCCTTTTTTCGATCAAGGCATGCTCTAGCCTTACTCTAATCACATTATAGTCAAGCTCCAAGTTCTGCGTCTTCCATCGCGCTCGCTTGTTTTGATACCAAATAGCGACTTGTCTAGGCGGCACTCCAAGCTCCCGCGCGAGGTGGAGCTTGCGCTCGGGCTCAAGCTTCTTCCCATGGTCGAAGCTTGTCTCTAGAAGCCTCACTTGGTCTTGAGTTAGCCTCTTCTTGTGTTTTTGGTGTTGGGAATGGAAAGCATCCATGCTTGGAGCTCGGAGCTCGAACCTTGAAGCTTTGAACTCAATGAAAATGGAGATAGGGTTGGATacaagagagagaaaaacaaagatgGGGGTTGTGACTTGCCTATCATATGCCAATTttataaaccaattttaaaggatttcaAGGGCTGCAGACTTCACATTTGAGCGTGCCCTTCACGTGGAAATGGTCCTACTCAGCCATGCAAGTGGTAAACCTTGTCTACTATACATGTTGGActagtatataataaaatttttgctttttaaTTAACTATTAATATACTTATACTAAACAAGCTCCAAAGATGCATGaacttagagttttcttttgttttctttttatttttctttgttgtcaCTTTAGTCTCAATTATCCTATCCTTTATAGATAATCATTCATGTTTATTATAAAGAATTGTATATGTTGGAAAAGTGTTAGATTTGATGATTGAGAGCTAAGAATGGTGATCCTTGGAGAAGAAGTTGTTTGAGGAGAATTAATTAATGGATGCTTTGAATGTTTACTTTGTTGAATTCATTGGTGAAATTAAGTCTTTTTTTACATCATTGATTAGacattaatttcaattttttttatttttttgagtttaATGTTCATAAGGTTTTAGGAATTAAAGTTTACGGATAATAGGTGATTGAAATTGATATCTTGAGTCTAACTTGTCTTTATCTGATCAAACAATTCAATGTGTAAAGATATTTATTTGACTTCAACTTCAGACTCTTAACGCGATTTATTCATGTGTGAGGAAAAAATCGAGATTAGTGTTAGTTTTTCCACAAATGTGATGTTAGAAGTagaattttaatcaattaattaattttcaaaatgataaaattattcttatttcaATTAAACCATTTTAAATTGTAGTTTTTAAATGTACAATCAATCATACAACAAAAATaactattaattttaattctttcatcgacaaataaaaaaataaaatttaaagaaaatagagcTCTCATTCACAAAATCATCAATAGTTGCATACCATTGATGTTCATTTATCTCTATGAATTTGTctcatagtgtttttaaaacacaattttgtattaaaaaatgtttttttaaagaaaaatcaacgtctgataaaatttagaaaatatttttgagaaattaaaaaatcacttattaaaaatattttaaaaaaatacttttaataaaagCACTTTCCAAACACGCTAACATGTGAAAACATTTGGTGGGGTTTCTTCCTTTTCAATACTATAATATATGCCTACACaagtcttaattttttttttgccatgaATCTTACTTGAaggtgatttttttatatacttatgCACTTTTTTATCATAACACCATGACACATTTCAATCTCTCTTTAGCATAAGATATTTATTGTTCACCTACTCTATT
Protein-coding regions in this window:
- the LOC100253746 gene encoding E3 SUMO-protein ligase MMS21, which produces MASTSAAASRDNGVPGRLRNAASTLYSDNQSLIAEIRKAMILMKEVAVDLERDGQSQMVKELEDAVVELLGTSEDCTQFSAAIQSVGNEHQPRPELTDFKKLFEDEVAKLKASSSFAPQSHPLLRQFREAVWNVHHAGQPMPGDEQEDIVMTSTQCNLLNITCPLSGRPVTELADPVRSVDCKHIYEKKAILHYIKSKHGRAQCPVAACPKILQAERVVCDALLQIEIDEMKSMSKQPGRTDVIEDFTELDDDDDEEEEDD
- the LOC100258893 gene encoding homeobox-leucine zipper protein ATHB-52, whose translation is MDAFHSQHQKHKKRLTQDQVRLLETSFDHGKKLEPERKLHLARELGVPPRQVAIWYQNKRARWKTQNLELDYNVIRVRLEHALIEKRRLERDVIRLQGELEKAHEMLHALNYANPNPPPIVSTVLSSISCDEGGSTLENNEEFQFENLYASLMGVDGSNWV